The Neomonachus schauinslandi chromosome 4, ASM220157v2, whole genome shotgun sequence genome includes a region encoding these proteins:
- the BCL9 gene encoding B-cell CLL/lymphoma 9 protein: MHSSHPKVRSSPSGNTQSSPKSKQEVMVRPPTVMSPSGNPQLDSKFSNQGKQGGSASQSQPSPCDSKSGGHTPKALPGPGGSMGLKNGAGNGAKGKGKRERSISADSFDQRDPGTPNDDSDIKECNSADHIKSQDSQHTPHSMTPSNATAPRSSTPSHGQTTAPEPTPAQKTPAKVVYVFSTEMANKAAEAVLKGQVETIVSFHIQNISNSKTERSTAPLNTQISALRNDPKPLPPQPPAPANQDQNASQNTRLQPTPPTPAPAPKPAAPPRALDRDSPGVENKLIASVGSPASSTPLPPDGTGPNSTPNNRAVTPVSQGSSSSSADPKAPPPAPVSSGEPPTLGENPDGLSQEQLEHRERSLQTLRDIQRMLFPDEKEFTGGQSGGPQQNAGVLDGPQKKPEGPIQAMMAQSQSLGKGPGPRTDVGAPFGPQGHRDVPFSPDEMVPPSMNSQPGPLGPEHLDHMTPEQIAWLKLQQEFYEEKRRKQEQVVVQQCSLQDMMVHQHGPRGVVRGPPPPYQMAPSEGWGPGGAEPFADGINMPHSLPPRGMAPHPNMPGSQMRLPGFAGMISSEMEGPNVPNPASRPGLSGVSWPDDVPKIADGRNFPPGQGVFSGPGRGERFPNPQGLSEEMFQQQLAEKQLGLPPGMSLEGIRPSMEMNRMIPGSQRHMEPGNNPIFPRIPVEGPLSPSRGDFPKGMPPQMGPGRELEFGMVPSGMKGDVSLNVSLGSNPQMIPQKMREAGAGPEEMMKLRPGGTDVLPAQQKMVPLPFGEHPQQEYGMGPRPFLPMSQGPGSNSSLRNLREPVGPDQRTNSRLSHMPPLPLNPSSNPTSLSAAPPVQRGLGRKPLDMSVAGGQVHSPGINPLKSPTMRQVQSPMLGSPSGNLKSPQTPSQLAGVLAGPAAASIKSPPVLGSAAASPVHLKSPSLPAPSPGWTSSPKPPLQSPGIPPNHKAPLTMASPAMLGSVESGGPPPPTASQSASVNIPGSLPSSTPYTMPPEPTLSQNPLSIMMSRMSKFAMPSSTPLYHDAIKTVASSDDDSPPARSPNLPSMNNMPGMGINTQNPRISGPNPVVPMPTLSPMGMTQPLSHSNQMPSPSAMGPNIPPHGVPMGPSLMSHNPIMGHGSQEPPMVPQGRMGFPQGFPPVQSPPQQVPFPHNGPSGGQGNFPGGMGFPGEGPLGRPSTLPQSSADAALCKPGGPGGPDSFAVLGNSMPSVFTDPDLQEVIRPGAAGIPEFDLSRIIPSEKPSQTLQYFPRGEVPGRKQPQGPGPGFSHMQGMMGEQAPRMGLALPGMGGPGPVGTPDIPLGTAPSMPGHNPMRPPAFLQQGMMGPHHRMMSPAQSTMPGQPTLMSNPAAAVGMIPGKDRGPAGLYTHPGPVGSPGMMMSMQGMMGPQQNIMIPPQMRPRGMAADVGMGGFSQGPGNPGNMMF, translated from the exons GATGGTCCGTCCCCCTACAGTGATGTCCCCATCTGGAAACCCCCAGCTGGATTCCAAATTCTCCAATCAGGGTAAACAGGGGGGCTCAGCCAGCCAATCCCAGCCATCCCCCTGTGACTCCAAGAGTGGGGGCCATACCCCTAAAGCACTCCCTGGCCCAGGTGGGAGCATGGGGCTGAAGAATGGGGCTGGAAATGGTGCCAAGGGCAAGGGGAAAAGGGAGCGAAGTATTTCCGCCGACTCCTTTGATCAGagagatcctgggactccaaacGATGACTCTGACATTAAAG AATGTAATTCTGCTGACCACATAAAGTCCCAGGATTCCCAGCACACGCCACACTCGATGACCCCGTCCAATGCTACGGCCCCCAGGTCTTCCACCCCCTCCCATGGCCAGACTACTGCCCCGGAGCCCACACCTGCTCAGAAGACTCCCGCCAAAGTGGTGTATGTGTTTTCTACTGAGATGGCCAATAA AGCTGCAGAAGCTGTGTTGAAGGGCCAGGTTGAAACTATCGTCTCTTTCCACATCCAGAACATCTCCAACAGCAAGACAGAGCGAAGCACAGCCCCTCTG AACACACAGATATCTGCCCTTCGGAATGATCCGAAACCCCTCCCACCACAGCCCCCAGCTCCAGCCAACCAGGACCAGAATGCTTCCCAGAATACCAGACTGCAGCCGACCCCACCCACTCCGGCACCAGCACCCAAGCCCGCTGCACCCCCACGCGCCCTGGACCGGGATAGTCCCGGGGTGGAAAACAAACTGATTGCTTCCGTAGGCAGTCCTGCCAGCTCCACTCCACTGCCCCCCGACGGTACCGGGCCGAACTCGACCCCCAATAACCGAGCAGTGACCCCTGTCTCCCAGGGCAGCAGTAGCTCTTCAGCAGATCCCAAAGCCCCTCCGCCTGCACCGGTGTCCAGCGGAGAGCCCCCCACACTGGGAGAGAACCCCGATGGACTGTCTCAAGAGCAGCTGGAGCACCGGGAGCGCTCCTTACAAACGCTCCGAGATATCCAACGTATGCTTTTCCCCGATGAGAAAGAATTCACAGGAGGACAAAGTGGGGGACCCCAGCAGAATGCTGGGGTACTAGATGGACCTCAGAAAAAACCGGAAGGGCCGATACAGGCCATGATGGCTCAATCCCAAAGCCTAGGGAAGGGCCCCGGGCCCCGGACAGATGTGGGAGCTCCATTTGGCCCTCAGGGCCATAGAGATGTGCCCTTTTCTCCCGATGAAATGGTTCCACCTTCCATGAACTCCCAGCCTGGGCCCCTGGGACCCGAGCACCTGGACCATATGACCCCCGAGCAGATAGCATGGCTGAAACTGCAGCAGGAGTTCTacgaggagaagaggaggaagcaggagcaAGTGGTGGTGCAGCAGTGCTCCCTCCAGGACATGATGGTCCACCAGCATGGGCCGCGGGGCGTGGTCCGAGGGCCTCCCCCTCCGTACCAGATGGCCCCCAGTGAAGGCTGGGGGCCTGGTGGGGCAGAGCCCTTTGCCGACGGGATCAACATGCCCCATTCTCTGCCCCCGAGGGGCATGGCTCCCCACCCCAACATGCCGGGGAGCCAGATGCGCCTCCCCGGATTTGCAGGAATGATCAGCTCAGAAATGGAGGGGCCGAATGTCCCCAACCCGGCATCTAGACCAGGTCTTTCTGGAGTCAGTTGGCCAGACGATGTGCCAAAAATCGCGGATGGCCGAAACTTCCCGCCTGGCCAGGGTGTCTTCAGTGGTCCTGGCCGAGGGGAACGCTTCCCAAACCCCCAGGGACTGTCCGAAGAGATGTTTCAACAGCAGCTGGCCGAGAAGCAGCTGGGTCTCCCCCCGGGGATGAGCCTGGAAGGCATCAGGCCCAGCATGGAGATGAATAGGATGATCCCAGGCTCCCAGCGACACATGGAGCCTGGGAATAATCCCATCTTCCCTCGAATACCCGTCGAGGGCCCTCTGAGTCCCTCCAGGGGTGACTTTCCAAAAGGAATGCCCCCGCAGATGGGCCCTGGTCGGGAACTTGAGTTTGGGATGGTTCCTAGTGGGATGAAGGGAGATGTCAGTCTAAACGTCAGCTTGGGATCCAACCCTCAGATGATACCTCAGAAGATGAGAGAGGCTGGGGCGGGCCCTGAGGAGATGATGAAATTACGCCCAGGTGGCACAGACGTgctgcctgctcagcagaagATGGTGCCCCTGCCCTTTGGGGAGCACCCCCAGCAAGAGTACGGCATGGGCCCCAGGCCATTCCTCCCCATGTCTCAGGGTCCAGGCAGCAACAGCAGCTTGCGGAATCTCAGAGAACCAGTTGGGCCCGACCAAAGGACTAACAGCCGGCTCAGTCACATGCCACCACTACCTCTCAACCCTTCCAGTAACCCCACTAGCCTCAGCGCCGCTCCTCCAGTTCAGCGTGGCCTGGGGCGGAAGCCCTTGGATATGTCTGTGGCGGGCGGCCAGGTACATTCCCCAGGCATTAACCCTCTGAAATCTCCCACGATGCGCCAGGTCCAGTCGCCGATGCTGGGCTCGCCGTCGGGGAACCTCAAGTCCCCCCAGACTCCATCGCAGCTGGCAGGCGTGCTGGCGGGCCCAGCTGCTGCTTCCATTAAGTCCCCCCCTGTCTTGGGGTCTGCCGCTGCTTCGCCTGTTCACCTCAAGTCTCCATCACTTCCTGCCCCGTCACCCGGATGGACCTCCTCTCCAAAACCTCCCCTTCAGAGTCCCGGGATCCCTCCAAACCATAAAGCACCCCTCACCATGGCCTCCCCAGCCATGCTGGGCAGTGTAGAGTCAG GTGGCCCCCCACCTCCTACAGCCAGCCAGTCTGCCTCTGTGAATATCCCTGGAAGTCTTCCCTCTAGTACACCTTACACCATGCCTCCAGAGCCGACCCTTTCCCAGAACCCGCTGTCTATTATGATGTCTCGAATGTCCAAGTTCGCAATGCCCAGTTCTACCCCTTTATACCACGACGCCATCAAGACTGTGGCCAGCTCCGATGACGACTCCCCTCCAGCTCGTTCTCCCAACTTGCCATCAATGAATAATATGCCAG gaatggGCATTAATACACAGAATCCTCGAATTTCAGGTCCAAACCCCGTGGTTCCGATGCCAACCCTCAGCCCAATGGGAATGACCCAACCACTTTCTCACTCCAATCAGATGCCCTCTCCGAGTGCCATGGGACCCAACATACCTCCTCATGGGGTCCCAATGGGGCCCAGCTTGATGTCACACAATCCTATCATGGGGCATGGGTCCCAGGAGCCTCCAATGGTACCTCAAGGACGGATGGGTTTCCCTCAGGGCTTCCCTCCAGTACAGTCTCCTCCACAGCAGGTTCCATTCCCTCACAATGGCCCcagtggggggcagggcaacttCCCAGGAGGTATGGGTTTCCCAGGAGAAGGCCCCCTCGGCCGCCCCAGCACCCTGCCTCAGAGTTCAGCAGATGCAGCACTTTGCAAGCCTGGAGGCCCCGGGGGTCCTGACTCCTTCGCTGTCCTGGGGAACAGCATGCCTTCGGTGTTTACAGACCCAGATCTGCAGGAGGTCATCCGACCTGGAGCCGCCGGAATACCGGAGTTCGATCTGTCTCGCATTATTCCATCTGAGAAGCCTAGCCAGACACTGCAATATTTCCCTCGAGGCGAAGTCCCAGGCCGTAAacagccccagggtcctggacctGGGTTTTCGCACATGCAGGGGATGATGGGTGAACAAGCCCCCAGAATGGGACTAGCATTACCTGGCATGGGAGGCCCAGGGCCAGTGGGAACTCCGGACATCCCTCTTGGTACAGCCCCATCCATGCCGGGCCACAACCCAATGAGACCACCAGCCTTTCTCCAGCAAGGCATGATGGGACCTCACCATCGGATGATGTCACCAGCACAATCTACCATGCCCGGCCAGCCCACCCTGATGAGCAATCCAGCTGCTGCCGTGGGCATGATTCCTGGCAAGGATCGGGGGCCTGCTGGGCTCTACACCCACCCTGGGCCTGTGGGCTCTCCAGGCATGATGATGTCCATGCAGGGCATGATGGGACCCCAACAGAACATCATGATCCCCCCACAGATGAGGCCCCGGGGCATGGCCGCCGACGTGGGCATGGGTGGATTTAGCCAAGGACCTGGCAACCCAGGAAACATgatgttttaa